The DNA sequence GTCCTCAGGAGAATGTCTTCGAACATCTGGACCTGTCTTTCCGTGAGAGATTATGGGATGAAGACTTCATTATACCAAATTTATCGACCTTATCAAAGCAGAGCGGTTGCGGTCAATGAAATATTGTATGACTCGTCCTTGACCGCCGTCGCCTCCGGGGGTAATAATATAGGAAACTCTCCTTAATTACCCTGAGGGAACCTTTTTGTAAAAAGGTTCCCTCAGACTCCCTCCAAAAACTTTTAACGCGAGTTGGTTTCCCCCTGTTTTGCTTGGCAAAACAGGGGGAAACCAACTCGTATTGAAAGTCTTTGAAGGGGGTCTGGGGGGAACTTTCTACAGAAAGTTCCCCCCAGGGTCATTAATACAGACGCACGGATGGGGACTGAAGCTGTCATATTCGATCTCGGCGGGGTCATAGTCGACTTTTCGCACATGGCGATCTGCGCCCGTCTGGCGGCGCGGTGCGGCGGGAGTGCGCGGCGGGTCTACGCCGACATATTCGAGAGCGGGCTCGAGGAGGCTTACGACCGGGGGCTCTCGACGGCGGAGTTCCACCGCCTGGTCATGGAGCGCACCGGCGCGGACATGCCGCTCGGCGAATTCCGCGCCATCTGGTCCGACATATTCACCGAGAACCGGGAGGTGAGCGCCCTGGTGGAGGGGCTCAAGGGGAGGGTGAGCCTGGTTCTTCTCTCCAACACCAACGAGCTCCACTTCGAGCACGTGCGGGAGCGTTTTCCCGTGATCGGCCTCTTCGACGAGCTCGTCCTTTCCTACGAGGTGGGGCTGAGAAAGCCCGATGCCGCCATATTCCGCCTCGCCGTGGAGAGGAGCGGGACCGCGGCGCAGCGGTGCTTCTACGTGGACGACAACGCCGGGTACGTGGAGGCCGCCGCTGCGCTTGGCCTGGATTCGCGGCTCTTCGAGTCGGCCGGGGCGCTGGCGCGCGAGCTCGCGCGCCGGGGGCTTGCGTAGGCCCTCCCCTTGCCGCCGGGCTCTGCGAAAGCCTGTTGTGCAGGGGGCGCGGCGGTGATAGAATAGGGCCTTCCCCGGAAACAGCCAAATACTTCACGGAGGTGAGCCATGAAGATTACTTTCTGCGGCCATTCCTGTTTCATCATCGAGGGGTCGTCGGCATCCGTCGTCATCGATCCATTCCTTACGGGCAACCCCCAGGCGGCCGTCAGGGCCGAGGACGTGAAGGTCGACGCCGTGCTCGTGACCCACGGCCACGCCGACCACCTCGGCGACGCCGTCGACATCGCAAAGCGCAACAACGCGCGGATCATAGCTCCCTTCGAGCTCGTCAACTACTGCATCGAGAAGGGCGCCGAAGGGCATCCCATGCACATAGGCGGCGGCTTCGACTTTCCCTTCGGCCGCGTGAAACTGACGGTGGCCCACCACGGCTCCACCACCGAGAGCGGCGCCGTGGGCAACCCCTGCGGCTTCATAATCTCCATGGACGGCCGCACGGTCTATCACGCCGGCGACACGGGACTCTTCGGCGACATGAAGCTCATAGGCGAGACCAACTCCATCGACTGCGCCATGGTGCCCATAGGCGACAACTTCACCATGGGCATAGACGACGCCGTGCGGGCCGTGGAGCTCATAAGGCCCAAGGTCGTAATCCCCATGCACTACAACACGTGGGACGTCATAAAGGCCGACCCGGAGGAGTTCGCCGCGAGGCTTTCGGGCGGCCCAGCCGAGGTGAGGGTCTTGAAGCCCGGTGAGAGTACGGAGATTTAGGGAAGCTCTGATTAATGACCCTGGGGGAAACTTTCTGTAGAAGGGCCACAGGCCCACGTTTCCCCCAGCCCCCCTTCAAAGACTTTTAATTCCCTGCGGATCATCCCGATTTTGCTTGCAAAATCGGGATGATCCGCAGGGCGTTAAAAGTTTTTGGAGGGAGTCTGAGGGAACCTTTTTACAAAAAGGTTCCCTCAGCGAATCAAGAGGGCGGGGGCGCTCTCTTTTTTTGCTACTCGACTTCCACCTTTATGCGTTTTGGCTTTACGGCCTCGGACTTGCCGAGGTGGATGTAGAGGATGCCGTCCTTGAGTCCCGCCTTTATCTTCTCGGGGTTTATCTCCACGGGCAGTCCGATGGAGCGGGCATAGCTCTTGTAGGTGCGCTCCACGTGGTAGTAGGCGTCGTCCTTCTCTTCTTCCGAGCGCCTTATCTCGCCCTTGACGGTGAGGACGTTGTTCTCCACCGACACGTCGATGTCCTCCTTGGCCACGCCCGGCATCTCCACCTTCACGAGTATCTCGTCGTCCTTGTCGATTATGTCGAGAGCCGGCGCGGCCACGCCTTCGGCCGCGGCGCGCTGGGGAGCGAGCCTGCCCCTGTGACGCTGGCCGCCCGTGAAGAGTTCCTCCCATATCCTGTCCATCTCGCGGCGCATCGTCTCCAGTTCCTTGAGGGGGGTCCATTTCTCTATAGCCATCGCCTCTCGCCTCCTTTCCCGTTTCGTCTCTGCCGGCGCGGCCCGCGCCCCTGCCGGCCCTCCACTGATAATATAGGTGCGCTCCGGCGCCTTGTCAAGCCAGGGCGAGCGAAAGGGAGAGTATGAGGCCCGTGAGGCTGTGGGCGGCTATGGTGGCCTTTATGTGGGGGATGAGCCGCTCTCCGCCGGCGTACTCCTTTACGAGCCCCTTTCCGGCCCGCGCGGCCGCGGCGGCCGGAAGGCAGGCGAGCAGCGCTGCCGCGGGGAGGAGGCCGGCCGCAACGGCGGCGGCGATGCTCAGGTAGGCGCAGGCGAAGATGACGCCCAGCCCCCAGCGGGCGGCGCGAGGGCCGAGACGGACGATGAGCGTCTTCTTGCGGGCGGTCCTGTCTCCCTCGTAGTCGGGGAACTCGTTTATGTAGAGCACCGCCGCTATGAGGAAGGCGAGCGGGAGCGATGCGGCGACGGCCTCGGCGCCGATGCTCCCGGCCTGGACGCAGTAGGAGCCCGTGACGGCGAGTATGCCGAAGGCGAGCGCCACGGCGGCCTCGCCGAGGCCGCGGCCCGCAAGGTAAAGCGGCGGGGCCGAGTAGAAGATTCCGGTCAGGAGTCCCGCGGCCCCGATGAGCACCACGAGCGGTCCGCTCAGGAAGGCGAGGTAGAGTCCCGCCGCGCTTCCGGCCGTTACGAGCGAGACGGCGAGGGCCAGGACCTCGCGGGGGGTCACAAGCCCCTTCTGTATCACGCGGCTTCCGCCGGTAAAGGGTGTGAGGGGGCTGCGGTTAGCCTCGTCGGCGCCGCTCTTGTGATCGAAGTAGTCGTTGAGGGCGTTCATGCCGCCGTGATAGAGGACGGCCGCAACGAGGGCGACGAGGAGCCGGTAAGGGTCGAAGGCCCTCTCCGCGTGCCAGGCCGCCGCCGCGCCGACGAGCACCGGCACGATGACGGCCGGGAAGAACCGGGGGCGCGTGGCGGCGAGATAGAGTCCGGGTCTTTTCACGGCCTGCCCCTTCCAGCTCCGGCGGGCGTCAAGAGTTTTGCAGGAGTCTCCCCGTTCATGGTCTCCCCACTTATACCCGAAGAGCCCTCCACCGTCAAGGCCGCTACGCAAGGCAAGGCGCGCGCCTCCGCTTCCGTGCTGGACAAGTGCGGGCCCCTTCTGATAGAATTTCCTGGTTCACGAGCACTTCCGCCGTAAACGGTGAACTCGATGCGAGGTGGACAATGATACGCAAGCCGTGCGTCGCTTACCGCTTCTACCCCGGCGACAGGGACTCCCTTCTCTCGGCGCTCGAGGGCTACATGCCCGAGGCGGGCCCCGGCGAGAAGGCCCTGGCCGTCATCGCCCCCCATGCGGGCTACATGTACTCGGCCGCCGTGGCCGGCGCCGTCTACGGCAGGACGGCCGTGCCCGAAAGGGTCGTCGTAATCGGCCCCAACCACACGGGGCTCGGCGAGAGGGCGGCGGTCATGGCCTCGGGGACGTGGCAGACGCCGCTCGGCCCGGTGGAGATAGACAGGGAGCTGGCCATGGCGCTCCTTGACGCCTGCGGACTCTTCAGCGACGACGCCTCGGCCCACATGGCCGAACACGCCATCGAGGTCCAGCTTCCCTTCATCATGAGGCGCAACGCCAGGGCGAGGATAGTGCCCGTGACGCTCATGCACACGGGCTACGAGGCCTGCGCCGAGATGGGGGCGGCCCTGGCCGACGTCATAGGGGGTTGCGGCGGCGAGGTCCTCATGGTGGTTAGCTCCGACATGAACCACTACGAATCCGACAGGGTTACGCGCAACAAGGACAGGCTCGCCATCGAGAAGATAAAACGCCTCGACGCCAGGGGACTTCTCGATGTCACATCGGAGCACGATATAACCATGTGCGGCGTCGTGCCGGCGGCCGTGGCCATCGAGGCCGCCGTAAGGCTCGACGCCGTGGGCGCAAAGGTGGTGAGCTACGCCACCTCGGCCGAGACGAGCGGCGACTACAACCATGTGGTCGGCTACGCCGGCGTCATCATAAAGTAGGTGAACGGACCCCGACCGGCGGACCCGGACCGCTCCGGGTCCGCCGTGGAGTGTTCCGGGAGGGGGGCGTTGCGGCGGGCGCGCCTTCAAAGCGGCGGCCCCGCAGCCCGCCCCCCCTCCCCCGGAGGCGCGGGAGTCCGCGCGGCGCCGGCCGACTCGCGACGGGCGTTCCGGGTAGCGGCGCGGGATGCGATGGATTGGGAGGGGACGAAAGAGGTCCCCCCGGCGGCGACAGGAGAGGATTCCCCTCAACGACAAGGAGAACGGCATTGACGGTACGCACCAGGTTTGCGCCGAGCCCCACGGGCTATCTGCACATAGGTGGGGCGAGGACGGCGCTCTTCAACTGGCTCTTCGCCAGGCACCACAAGGGAAGGTTCATACTGAGGATAGAGGACACCGACCTTGCGAGAAGCACGGAGGAGTCCATAGAAGCCATTCTCGACGGTATGCGGTGGCTCGGCCTGGACTGGGACGAGGGACCCTATTTTCAGAGCCGCCGGAGCGGGCTCTACAGCGAGCACGCCCGCCGGCTTCTCGACTCCGGAGCCGCCTACCGGTGCTGGTGCACGCCCGACGAGCTCGCGCACAGGCGCGAGAAGGCCCTTGCCGGGGGCAGACCCCCGGGCTACGACGGCCGCTGCCGGGACCGCACGGACGCGCCCGACGGCCCCTTTGCCCTCCGCTTCCGCGTGCCCGCCGGCTCCACGGTGGTAAACGACGCGGTCAAGGGCGCAACGGCCTTCGACCACGCACAGCTCGAGGACTTCGTCATCGTGCGAAGCGACGGCACGCCCACATACAACCTCTGTGTGGTGGTGGACGACGCGACGATGGACATAACCCACGTCATCCGCGGCGACGACCACCTGAACAATACGCCCAAGCAGATACTCCTCTACGAGGCGCTCGGCTACAAGCCCCCGGTCTTCGCCCACCTGCCGATGATACTGGGCGCCGACGGGACCCGGCTCAGCAAGCGCCACGGCGCCGCGTCGGTCACGGCCTACCGCGAGGCCGGCTACCTGCCCCATGCGCTGGTCAACTACCTGGCAAGGCTCGGCTGGTCCCACGGCGACGAGGAGATATTCTCCCTCGACGAGCTCGTGGAGAAGTTCTCGCTCGACGCCGTCGGCAGGAGCTCCAGCATATTCAATCCCGACAAGCTGCGCTGGCTCAACCAGCACTACATAAAGCAGACGCCGCCTGGGGAGCTCGCCGCGCTGCTTGCGCCCTTTCTCAAGGCCCTCGGCGTCGACGCCGGGGGCGACGACAGGCTCGAAAGGATCGCCGCCACACTCAGGGAACGGGCCTCGGACCTGAGGGAGATGGCCGAGAGCGCGCTCTTCTACTTCGGCGACGAGGTGGAGTACGCGCCGGAGGCGGCGCGCAGGTTCCTGACGGCCGACAGGGCGGAGCCCTTCAGGCTCCTCATCGAGGCCCTCTCCTCGCTCGACGACTTCAGCGAGGAGGCCGTGGAAGGGGCCTTCAGGGAGGTGCTCGACCGCACGGGGCTCAAGCTCGGCAAGCTCGCCCAGCCCGTGCGCGTGGCGCTCACCGGCGCCACCGTGAGCCCCGGCATATTCGAGACCATCGCCGCCATGGGAAGGACAATGACCCTGCGGCGCCTTGAGAGGGCCGTGGACTTCATGGAGAAGGCCGCGCCGAAATGAAAACTTGACACATCACCCCCGATGGGCTAAAAAAGAAGGCTTGCACAGGACACGGGAGCCCATGAAAAGAGTATAAGATGTT is a window from the Deltaproteobacteria bacterium genome containing:
- a CDS encoding HAD family phosphatase; the encoded protein is MGTEAVIFDLGGVIVDFSHMAICARLAARCGGSARRVYADIFESGLEEAYDRGLSTAEFHRLVMERTGADMPLGEFRAIWSDIFTENREVSALVEGLKGRVSLVLLSNTNELHFEHVRERFPVIGLFDELVLSYEVGLRKPDAAIFRLAVERSGTAAQRCFYVDDNAGYVEAAAALGLDSRLFESAGALARELARRGLA
- a CDS encoding metal-dependent hydrolase, with amino-acid sequence MKITFCGHSCFIIEGSSASVVIDPFLTGNPQAAVRAEDVKVDAVLVTHGHADHLGDAVDIAKRNNARIIAPFELVNYCIEKGAEGHPMHIGGGFDFPFGRVKLTVAHHGSTTESGAVGNPCGFIISMDGRTVYHAGDTGLFGDMKLIGETNSIDCAMVPIGDNFTMGIDDAVRAVELIRPKVVIPMHYNTWDVIKADPEEFAARLSGGPAEVRVLKPGESTEI
- a CDS encoding Hsp20/alpha crystallin family protein; this translates as MAIEKWTPLKELETMRREMDRIWEELFTGGQRHRGRLAPQRAAAEGVAAPALDIIDKDDEILVKVEMPGVAKEDIDVSVENNVLTVKGEIRRSEEEKDDAYYHVERTYKSYARSIGLPVEINPEKIKAGLKDGILYIHLGKSEAVKPKRIKVEVE
- the menA gene encoding 1,4-dihydroxy-2-naphthoate octaprenyltransferase — encoded protein: MRSGLDGGGLFGYKWGDHERGDSCKTLDARRSWKGQAVKRPGLYLAATRPRFFPAVIVPVLVGAAAAWHAERAFDPYRLLVALVAAVLYHGGMNALNDYFDHKSGADEANRSPLTPFTGGSRVIQKGLVTPREVLALAVSLVTAGSAAGLYLAFLSGPLVVLIGAAGLLTGIFYSAPPLYLAGRGLGEAAVALAFGILAVTGSYCVQAGSIGAEAVAASLPLAFLIAAVLYINEFPDYEGDRTARKKTLIVRLGPRAARWGLGVIFACAYLSIAAAVAAGLLPAAALLACLPAAAAARAGKGLVKEYAGGERLIPHIKATIAAHSLTGLILSLSLALA
- the amrB gene encoding AmmeMemoRadiSam system protein B, with translation MIRKPCVAYRFYPGDRDSLLSALEGYMPEAGPGEKALAVIAPHAGYMYSAAVAGAVYGRTAVPERVVVIGPNHTGLGERAAVMASGTWQTPLGPVEIDRELAMALLDACGLFSDDASAHMAEHAIEVQLPFIMRRNARARIVPVTLMHTGYEACAEMGAALADVIGGCGGEVLMVVSSDMNHYESDRVTRNKDRLAIEKIKRLDARGLLDVTSEHDITMCGVVPAAVAIEAAVRLDAVGAKVVSYATSAETSGDYNHVVGYAGVIIK
- a CDS encoding glutamate--tRNA ligase; translation: MTVRTRFAPSPTGYLHIGGARTALFNWLFARHHKGRFILRIEDTDLARSTEESIEAILDGMRWLGLDWDEGPYFQSRRSGLYSEHARRLLDSGAAYRCWCTPDELAHRREKALAGGRPPGYDGRCRDRTDAPDGPFALRFRVPAGSTVVNDAVKGATAFDHAQLEDFVIVRSDGTPTYNLCVVVDDATMDITHVIRGDDHLNNTPKQILLYEALGYKPPVFAHLPMILGADGTRLSKRHGAASVTAYREAGYLPHALVNYLARLGWSHGDEEIFSLDELVEKFSLDAVGRSSSIFNPDKLRWLNQHYIKQTPPGELAALLAPFLKALGVDAGGDDRLERIAATLRERASDLREMAESALFYFGDEVEYAPEAARRFLTADRAEPFRLLIEALSSLDDFSEEAVEGAFREVLDRTGLKLGKLAQPVRVALTGATVSPGIFETIAAMGRTMTLRRLERAVDFMEKAAPK